From Segatella copri, the proteins below share one genomic window:
- a CDS encoding lysylphosphatidylglycerol synthase transmembrane domain-containing protein, with protein sequence MDIKKIANNIWKVALSLILGGAILYWMYRGFDFKQVEDVLLHKMSWTWMLLSFPFGISAQVFRGWRWKQSLEPLGEKARSSISIYSIFLSYALSLVIPRAGEFARCGVLKKWDDVSFPKALGTVVTERAIDSLLVLLITALVFVMQIPVFLNFFEKTGTSMDSLLCQFTATGYIVTAICGIAVLILAHYLLKRLAIYNKVKATLGGLWQGIISLKGVRNVPLYIALTLGIWLSYFFHYYLTFQCFEATSHLNLMCGLVTFIVGSIAVIVPTPNGAGPWHFAVKTMLILYGIQANDALFFVLIVHSVQTLLVVLLGIYAWIALAFTGKVKR encoded by the coding sequence ATGGATATAAAGAAGATAGCAAACAACATATGGAAGGTGGCTTTGTCGCTCATTCTGGGTGGCGCCATCCTTTATTGGATGTATCGCGGATTCGACTTCAAGCAAGTAGAAGATGTTCTGCTTCACAAGATGAGTTGGACCTGGATGCTGCTGTCGTTCCCTTTTGGCATCTCTGCCCAGGTGTTCAGAGGATGGAGATGGAAACAGTCGCTGGAGCCATTAGGCGAGAAGGCCCGCTCCAGTATCAGCATCTACTCCATCTTCCTGTCCTATGCTCTGAGTCTTGTAATTCCTCGTGCGGGCGAGTTTGCCAGATGCGGCGTATTGAAGAAATGGGATGATGTTTCGTTTCCGAAAGCCTTGGGTACCGTCGTTACTGAAAGAGCCATTGATTCACTCCTCGTGCTGCTGATTACGGCGCTGGTCTTTGTGATGCAGATTCCGGTATTCCTCAATTTCTTTGAGAAAACAGGTACGAGCATGGACAGTTTACTCTGCCAGTTTACAGCCACAGGTTACATTGTGACTGCTATCTGTGGCATAGCAGTACTCATCCTGGCTCACTATCTGCTCAAGCGACTCGCTATATATAATAAGGTGAAAGCAACACTGGGAGGACTCTGGCAAGGTATCATCTCGCTGAAAGGTGTCAGAAATGTACCGCTCTACATCGCCCTTACACTGGGCATCTGGTTGAGCTATTTCTTCCACTACTATCTTACCTTCCAATGCTTCGAGGCAACCTCCCATCTCAATCTGATGTGCGGTCTGGTGACATTCATCGTGGGCAGCATAGCGGTCATCGTACCTACTCCAAACGGAGCCGGACCTTGGCATTTTGCCGTCAAGACAATGCTCATACTCTATGGCATTCAGGCAAACGATGCCCTCTTCTTCGTTCTCATCGTACACTCCGTGCAAACCCTGCTTGTAGTCCTTTTGGGAATCTATGCCTGGATAGCACTGGCGTTTACCGGGAAAGTTAAAAGATAA